GCGTAGGCGCCTCCGCCCTGCCCCCCATCCCCCGAGACGGGGGTCGCTCACCGCCCCGCCTGCGGCGGGGACGGCTCGCGGGGCGGAGGCGCCCTGCGCTTCGGGGCGCGCTACGGCTCGTCGGATTCGCTCCGGACGGCACCCGGCCCACGCCCATCTCGCGCACTACCGTTGCCGTTTCTTCGGACTTCAGAACCGGCCGCGTACAATCGCGGCATGATGATTCGTCTGGGCGTTGTGGTGGCGCTGTCGGTGCTGCTGGTCTTGCCGGCGGAAGGGGCGGTTAGGGTGACGGCGACGCCGTCCTCGCTGCGTCAGGGGGACACGGGCGCGCTCGTCGTCACCGGCGTGCCCGATGCCAAGGTGATAGAGGGCAGCGTCGGCGAGCGGCCGCTCATCTTTTTCCCCTATGCCGATGGCTACGCGGCCTTGATCGGGGTGGACCTCGCGGCGCCGGCGGGGCAGACGCCGTGGCGCGTGGGCTGGGTCGACGCCACGGGCAACCCGCGAAAGGCCGCGGGCACGCTCAGGATCAGGTCTCGGAAATTTCCCGTGCAGAAGCTGTCGCTGCCCGGGAACATGGTCGATCTCGACCGCGCCACCGAGCAGCGGGCCAACAAGGAGGCGGCCCAGCTCAACACGCTCTACAGCATGGTCTCGGGCGAACGGCTCTGGCGCGGCCACTTCACTCGGCCCGTGGCCTCCACCGGGCCCGGGGATGGCTTCGGCGCGCGGCGGATCATCAATGGCAAACCCCGCTCGCCTCACTCCGGGCTCGACTACTCGGCGCCCACGGGGACGCCGGTCGTCGCCGCCAACCGGGGCCGGGTCGCCCTCATCGGCGACTTCTTCTTCGGCGGACGCACGGTGGCCGTGGACCATGGCCAGGGGCTCTATACGCTCTACATGCACCTCGATCGGGTGCAGGTGGCCGAGGGTGCGCTCGTGGAGCGTGGAGAGACGATAGGGACGGTGGGCAGCACGGGGCGCGCCACGGGGCCGCACCTGCACTGGGGCGTCCAGCTGCGGCGCGCGCGGGTGGATCCCGAGGGACTGCTCGCGCTGCCCGTGAGGGACTGAGCCTCTCGTGACCGGATGAGGCGCTCGACGGCGCGGCCCGCCGCTCCGTCTGCGGACGCGCGGTCCGCCGAGATGCTGGTCGCCCTCGGCGTGGCCGGGCTGACCTGCATGGTCTTCCTTCCCGCCCTCGGCGGCGGCTTTCTGCCATGGGACGATGAAGCAAATCTCGTCGTCAATCGCGCCTGGCGCGGGCTTGGTCCATCCCAGCTCGGCTGGATGCTCACGAGCTTCCACAAGGGCCACTGGATACCGGTGACGTGGCTCTCCTTCGCCCTCGACCATGTCCTGTGGGGCATGGATCCTCGGGGCTATCACCTGACCAGTGTCCTCGTCCATGGCGCCAATGCCGGACTGGTCTGTCTTCTCGCCATGCGGCTCCTCGAAGCGGGGCGGGGCGCCGAGCGCCTCGCCGGCGGGGCCGCCGCCGCCCTGGCTTTCGCCCTTCATCCGCTCCGCGTCGAGTCCGTGGCCTGGGTCACCGAGCGGCGCGACGTGCTCTCGGCATTCTTCTTCCTGGTGTCCCTGCTCGCCTACCTTCGAGCGGTCCGGGAGGAGCCGGTCTGGCGGAGCCGCTGGTACTGGCTCGCCCTCGGCGCCTTCGCCCTGTCGCTCGGGTCCAAGTCGATGGCCGTGAGCCTGCCCGTGGTCCTCCTCATCCTGGACATGTATCCGCTCGCGCGCGGGCGGGGCGCCTGGCGCCTGCGACTGATCGAGAAGGCTCCCTTCGCGCTCCTCAGCCTGCTCGCGGCCGCCGTGGCCACGGTTGCCGTGCGCGCGGGAGGCAGCGTGAGCAGCCTGGCCGATCTCGGCGTGGCGCAGCGCCTCGCCATCTCGAGCTATTCGGTCGTCTTCTATCTCTGGAAGACTCTCGTTCCGGCGGGGCTCTCGCCGCTCTACGAGCTTCCGCTGGAGCTCGACCCGGGGGCGGCCGTATACCGTCTGAGCATGACGCTGGTCATCGCGATCCCCGTGGCGGCGCTGGTGCTGCGGCGGCGTCAGCCGTGGCTCCTCGCGGCGTGGGCGGCCTATGTGGTGATGCTGCTTCCCGTGGTTGGCATCGCCCACAATGGTCCGCAAATCGCCGCCGACCGCTACACCTACCTGCCATGTCTGCCCTGGGTCATCCTGCTCGGAGGGCTCGTGGCTCTCCTCTGGAGCCGCTCGTGGTCGATCCCCGTGGCTGGCGCCGCCCTCGGCCTCTTGGCCTGGCTCACCATCGGGCAGATCCGCGTGTGGCACGATCCGGAGGCGCTGTGGACGCATGCCCTCCTGGCCTCTCCCTCGGCCGTCGCGCATTCGAGCCTCGGGGTCGCTCTGGACGAGCGCGGCCGATCCGACGAGGCCATCGCCCACTTCCAGCAGGCTCTCCGCGTCAACCCGCGACTCGCTCACGCGGAGAACAACTGGGGTATCGCGCTGGCGAAACAGGGACGCTGGGAGGAGGCGGCGCGACATTACGAGGCCGCGCTACGGATCGATCAGCGCCATGCCGAGGCGCACGCGAACCTGGCCGTGGCCCTCGGTCGCCTCGGCCGCTATGCCGAAGCACAACGCCACATGGAAGAGGCCCGCGCGCTTGTCCTATCGCGCACTCGCTAGGGCCGGGGCCAGGATGTAGCCGCTCCGCCAGGTGTCGGCGCCGTCGGGATAGAAGCGCATGGAGCCCTTCTGGAAGACCTCGAGCGCCGCGCCGACCGCGCAGAGGATGGCGTCCCACCGGTCTTCGATGGACTTGAGCTCGGCGCCCGACATGGACGCCCGCGGCCGCAAGGCGACGAGGGCGCGCCACGCCGAATCCCCGGCGACGACATAGCGCCCGCCCAGCGCGGTCCGGCAGCGCTCGATGAAGGGTTGGAGCCCGTCCTCGACCCAGCGCCGTCGAGGGCCGAAGTGACGCTGCTTGTATTTCACGATGGTGAGCCCGGGCTTCCGGTCGAGCGCGAAGAGGAGCACCTGGAGCGCGTTCGGATAGATCTCGCGTATGGCCGGGCTCGCGCTTCTCGGACACCAGGCGGGGCCGAATGCGTCGAGGGGGTACGTGGAGAGCAGGGCCGAGATGAAGGCATCGAGACCGGGGTACCGAGGCGGGCTGTGCGTCGAGGCGTGGAAGCGCCCGAAGCAGCTCGAGATCTCGTTGTCGCAGCCACGCCGGCCGGCGCCCAGACCCAGCAGCGGGGCGTCGATGGCGACCGAGGCTCGGTGATGAGCGACATGCTTGGCGATCCAGCCGAGCACCTCCGCATGACGAGCGAGGCTGCGCGGGATCTCGCGCAGGTGGAGAGGAAAGCGCTGCCCGCCCAGGAGGGCCACGCCCGAGGGATTGCCGTCCTTCCACGCGAGGTCGACGCCGAGAAATCTCACGCGGGCGGGCGGGCGATGCTGCCGGCCATCACGCTCACCGCGGAGCCGCCCACGCGGACGCGGCCCACGGCGCCGTCCTGGACGAGGAGCTCGACGCGAAGCCGCCCGGGCCGCCCGAGGCCGTCGCCCTGCTCGGCCGTGAAGGCCGCCATGGTGCCGGCGGGGCGCAGCAGGCCCGCTTCGAAAAGCCAGAGGCCGATCGAGGAATGAACGGAGCCGGTGACGATGTCCTCGGGGATGCCGTAGTGCGGCGCGAAGAAGCGGCTGTGGGTGGCGGAGTCCGCCTCCACCGTCTCGCGCGAGACGACGCAGACCCCGCGGACGCCGGCATGCGTGGCGACCTCTCCGAGGGCGGCCATGTTCGGCTTGAGGGCCCGGAGGACCTCGAGCCCGGCCACGGGGATGACGAGATCGTGGTCCGGCGTGGTGACGGCGGCCGCCCAGCCCGCGGCGGCGGGCAGACCGAT
Above is a window of Candidatus Methylomirabilota bacterium DNA encoding:
- a CDS encoding M23 family metallopeptidase, which codes for MMIRLGVVVALSVLLVLPAEGAVRVTATPSSLRQGDTGALVVTGVPDAKVIEGSVGERPLIFFPYADGYAALIGVDLAAPAGQTPWRVGWVDATGNPRKAAGTLRIRSRKFPVQKLSLPGNMVDLDRATEQRANKEAAQLNTLYSMVSGERLWRGHFTRPVASTGPGDGFGARRIINGKPRSPHSGLDYSAPTGTPVVAANRGRVALIGDFFFGGRTVAVDHGQGLYTLYMHLDRVQVAEGALVERGETIGTVGSTGRATGPHLHWGVQLRRARVDPEGLLALPVRD
- a CDS encoding tetratricopeptide repeat protein, coding for MRRSTARPAAPSADARSAEMLVALGVAGLTCMVFLPALGGGFLPWDDEANLVVNRAWRGLGPSQLGWMLTSFHKGHWIPVTWLSFALDHVLWGMDPRGYHLTSVLVHGANAGLVCLLAMRLLEAGRGAERLAGGAAAALAFALHPLRVESVAWVTERRDVLSAFFFLVSLLAYLRAVREEPVWRSRWYWLALGAFALSLGSKSMAVSLPVVLLILDMYPLARGRGAWRLRLIEKAPFALLSLLAAAVATVAVRAGGSVSSLADLGVAQRLAISSYSVVFYLWKTLVPAGLSPLYELPLELDPGAAVYRLSMTLVIAIPVAALVLRRRQPWLLAAWAAYVVMLLPVVGIAHNGPQIAADRYTYLPCLPWVILLGGLVALLWSRSWSIPVAGAALGLLAWLTIGQIRVWHDPEALWTHALLASPSAVAHSSLGVALDERGRSDEAIAHFQQALRVNPRLAHAENNWGIALAKQGRWEEAARHYEAALRIDQRHAEAHANLAVALGRLGRYAEAQRHMEEARALVLSRTR
- a CDS encoding DUF429 domain-containing protein gives rise to the protein MRFLGVDLAWKDGNPSGVALLGGQRFPLHLREIPRSLARHAEVLGWIAKHVAHHRASVAIDAPLLGLGAGRRGCDNEISSCFGRFHASTHSPPRYPGLDAFISALLSTYPLDAFGPAWCPRSASPAIREIYPNALQVLLFALDRKPGLTIVKYKQRHFGPRRRWVEDGLQPFIERCRTALGGRYVVAGDSAWRALVALRPRASMSGAELKSIEDRWDAILCAVGAALEVFQKGSMRFYPDGADTWRSGYILAPALASAR
- a CDS encoding PhzF family phenazine biosynthesis protein — protein: MIPILQVDAFAERPFTGNPAAVVLDARGLSDSQMQAVAAETNLPGTAFLTPAAREGAHWHLRWFTPKREVAYSGHTTIAAVHALLEAGRLRDERVVFETMSGHLGASVVADKTRRLIWLEPKVPTLHPFTGQLAHVREAIGLPAAAGWAAAVTTPDHDLVIPVAGLEVLRALKPNMAALGEVATHAGVRGVCVVSRETVEADSATHSRFFAPHYGIPEDIVTGSVHSSIGLWLFEAGLLRPAGTMAAFTAEQGDGLGRPGRLRVELLVQDGAVGRVRVGGSAVSVMAGSIARPPA